In Rhizobium sp. ZPR4, a genomic segment contains:
- a CDS encoding DMT family transporter has protein sequence MSSITADSSSAAVGRSALRGVLVAFASYAVFAFSDASIKILHGVIPSYQVAFIGALFGFAAVPFLKKREDGWLDMVRTTNRPLWLLRFVCGATGAICSVIAFTMLPMAEAFALLFLLPSFVTILSVIFLKEDVRWQRWTAVILGFVGVLIVLRPGFRELSVGHLCAAIGGLAAAISIVINRALGSKEKRISLYGAGLFGTLIVSGFLMISEVTMPTPTQWIFLASYGLLGAFGNVLLLTAAQMAPANLVAPPQYSQMLWAIAFGYLLFNDSIDTPMALGIVLIIFSGLLTLARERKRGTPLPTAVAGNTQAALATAEDEKVGGGA, from the coding sequence ATGTCCTCGATTACAGCCGATTCCAGTTCCGCGGCCGTGGGCCGTTCCGCCCTGCGTGGTGTCCTTGTGGCATTCGCGTCCTACGCCGTCTTCGCTTTCAGCGACGCCTCGATCAAAATCCTTCATGGAGTGATCCCCTCCTATCAGGTCGCCTTCATCGGCGCGTTGTTTGGCTTTGCCGCCGTTCCGTTTCTGAAGAAGCGGGAGGATGGCTGGCTCGATATGGTGAGGACAACGAACCGTCCCTTGTGGCTGCTGCGCTTCGTCTGCGGCGCGACCGGCGCCATCTGCTCCGTCATTGCCTTCACGATGCTGCCGATGGCGGAAGCCTTTGCGCTGCTCTTCCTGCTGCCGTCCTTCGTGACCATTCTTTCCGTGATCTTTCTCAAGGAAGATGTGCGCTGGCAGCGCTGGACGGCCGTCATTCTCGGTTTCGTCGGGGTGCTGATCGTTCTGAGGCCCGGCTTTCGCGAGCTTTCGGTCGGGCACCTCTGCGCGGCGATCGGCGGTCTTGCGGCGGCAATCTCCATCGTCATCAACCGCGCGCTTGGTTCGAAGGAGAAGCGCATTTCGCTCTATGGCGCAGGCCTCTTCGGAACGCTCATCGTCAGTGGCTTCCTCATGATCTCCGAAGTCACCATGCCGACGCCGACGCAGTGGATTTTTCTGGCGAGCTACGGCCTGCTCGGTGCATTCGGCAACGTCCTGCTGCTGACGGCCGCGCAGATGGCGCCGGCCAATCTTGTCGCGCCGCCGCAATATAGCCAGATGCTGTGGGCGATCGCCTTCGGTTATCTGTTGTTCAATGACAGTATCGACACGCCTATGGCCCTCGGTATCGTCCTCATCATCTTTTCCGGTCTGCTGACGCTGGCGCGGGAGCGCAAGCGCGGCACGCCGCTGCCGACCGCAGTTGCCGGCAATACGCAAGCGGCATTGGCGACGGCGGAGGATGAAAAGGTGGGCGGAGGCGCTTAA
- a CDS encoding DUF930 domain-containing protein yields the protein MEKVAEKRDREIRPGFVLSILLHVLFVAVFLLPLLPAPPEAKPEQSVNVELVPQQDEKKELATKENEKPDQPPKPTPRPDEKPAQQTAEAQQEPQQPEGKKADEQPPKQSDPNGKKQAEKPASKPDEAKADKPVEQAKSEPKPDDPATDKPVEKAEQRPSATETPLPDMKGDQKDANTTQQADASEQSKDDTPPTPPNDAAAEQQAAAQAEAQAQAAQQAQEAQQQADAKDQQTNVAQPPASDSAAKASSTAPDVLATNEPSDSQVQQPQAPAVDQNDPQAQAAAQAPSSDPQQQSPAGQAKDEAKDPPQIVVPAVRPSPAQQSAQSQSAASSSQSDPTSGTALVTEPQPPKSLVPKRAIQAKKLHSGEEIARLSKSDYDAWKKLSRRDRVRYLCNSEELLQFRHDLQAFGLANSALSPAMLSEISLFGDGAAVQTPNGWLRVAFTCEVDSDALKVVAFSYTLRGKISSSQMNKSLFLGN from the coding sequence ATGGAAAAGGTGGCGGAAAAACGGGATAGGGAGATAAGGCCGGGCTTTGTCCTGTCGATCCTTCTGCACGTCCTGTTTGTCGCGGTGTTTCTGCTGCCGCTGCTGCCGGCGCCGCCCGAGGCGAAGCCCGAGCAGAGCGTCAATGTCGAGCTCGTGCCGCAGCAGGATGAAAAGAAAGAGCTGGCAACGAAGGAGAATGAAAAGCCCGACCAGCCTCCGAAGCCGACGCCAAGACCAGACGAGAAGCCGGCGCAACAAACGGCAGAAGCTCAACAGGAGCCTCAGCAGCCCGAGGGAAAGAAAGCGGACGAACAGCCCCCAAAGCAATCCGATCCCAACGGCAAGAAGCAGGCAGAGAAGCCTGCATCCAAACCTGACGAGGCCAAGGCGGATAAGCCGGTAGAGCAGGCGAAGTCTGAGCCCAAACCCGATGATCCCGCCACTGACAAGCCCGTCGAGAAGGCGGAGCAACGGCCCTCTGCGACCGAGACTCCGCTTCCAGACATGAAGGGTGATCAGAAGGACGCAAACACCACGCAGCAGGCAGACGCTTCGGAACAGTCGAAGGACGATACCCCTCCAACGCCTCCGAACGATGCTGCGGCTGAACAACAGGCGGCTGCGCAAGCCGAGGCCCAAGCACAGGCGGCACAACAGGCGCAGGAAGCCCAACAACAAGCTGACGCCAAGGATCAGCAGACAAATGTGGCTCAACCGCCGGCAAGCGACTCGGCCGCCAAAGCCTCGTCGACCGCACCAGACGTGCTGGCGACCAACGAGCCTTCGGATTCGCAGGTGCAGCAGCCGCAGGCCCCAGCGGTAGATCAGAATGATCCGCAGGCACAAGCTGCCGCACAGGCACCATCATCCGATCCGCAGCAGCAGTCTCCGGCCGGGCAGGCCAAGGATGAGGCGAAAGACCCGCCTCAGATTGTCGTTCCGGCAGTGAGGCCATCTCCAGCACAGCAGAGTGCTCAAAGCCAATCTGCCGCTTCCAGTAGTCAAAGCGATCCGACGAGCGGCACTGCGTTGGTCACTGAGCCACAACCGCCAAAATCGCTTGTACCGAAGAGAGCTATTCAGGCGAAGAAGCTCCATTCGGGCGAGGAAATAGCGCGTCTATCTAAAAGCGACTACGATGCTTGGAAGAAGCTGTCACGACGTGATCGGGTGCGTTATCTTTGCAATTCCGAGGAGCTTTTGCAATTTCGTCATGATCTGCAAGCCTTTGGTCTCGCGAATTCAGCTCTTTCGCCGGCGATGCTGTCTGAAATCAGCTTATTTGGGGACGGGGCCGCGGTTCAAACGCCCAATGGCTGGCTGCGAGTGGCGTTTACATGTGAAGTGGATAGCGATGCTCTTAAAGTGGTTGCTTTTTCCTATACGCTCAGAGGGAAGATTTCTTCTAGCCAGATGAATAAATCCCTTTTTCTCGGAAACTGA